From Pirellulales bacterium:
GCCATGCCTGCTCATCCAAGCCGCGCAAGGGATCGGCTCGACGACGGCGTTTATTCAGGTAGCGGCTCAACAGTGACATGCGACGCTAGCTCCCGGTTCCAAAAACGCGTGGGCGTGGTGATCGATATTCGGCCGACAGCAGATAGCCGCCGCGCGGCTTAATTGTCAAGAGCGATCAGATGCTAGCGTGTCGCAGCGCGGGCGACAGTCGCGTGCTAGCATCGCTCCTTATTCAGCCGCCGCGTTTACGCGTTGCGCCGCGCTCTCGGCAGACTACTGGTCGACGCGCCGATAGACGCCCCAGTTTTGCTTCGCAAGGGCCGACAAGAATTCGTCGAACACGCTGCCCGGTGCTCCGACGCCGATGCCGATCGTGTAGATCGACAGCCGGCGACTGTAGTTGACCCGCGTAATCAACTCGACAATTTCGGCCGGAGCGCTGACCTTGCCGCCATGCGGCTCGCCATCGGTGAGGAAGTAGAGCGCCTCGGCGTCGAATCGCAATCCGGATTCGAGTGCGTCGTACGAAGCCGTCATCGAGTTGGCTTGCAGCTGGCTGACCCAGCGGGAAGCCGCCTGCTTCATCTGGGAATTCGCCGGCACCAGTTGCCGCTGCCAGGGATGAACGTCGCTATTGAAGGCCACGATGCTGAATTCCGTCTCCTCGGTCAGCCCGTCGATGGCCTGCAGCAATTCGCGCTTGGCCGCGTCGAGCCGGGGGCCGAGCATGCTGCTGGAAATGTCGATGATGAATACCAGTTTCTGCGCGTAGATCGACAGCCCGTAGTACATCGACGTGCCGCGGCCGCCTGGCCGACCGGCGGCAAATTCCTTCACGTCCTTGCGCTGGACGGGCGCGCCCGGGGCTTGAAAGGTCTTTTCGTTATCCTTCCACCATTGCGTCCAGGCCGCGCTATCGAGGCCCAGGTCCTGCCCCGTGGCCTCGGCGAGATACTGAACGATGTCGCCGCGAATCTCTCCCTTCACTTTTTCGAGGATCGCGATCAACTGCCCGACGGCCGGCGTGCTGCCGATCTTGATCAGTGCCTGAACAACGGAGCGCCGCAGGCCGAACTCGCGATCGAAGGCCGATAACTTGGCAAGCTTTGCCAGTTGCGTGACGTCGTCCGGCTGGCCATGCCCCCCCAACTCGTCGGCGAGCGCCGCAACCACCACGGGCCCGTCATGGCCGTTGGCCTGCTTCTCCAGGTACGCCGTCACGTCGTGTTCGACGTCTGGCAGTGACGAAGCCAAGAGCACCGCCAGCATCGGCAAGGCATTCGGCCCGATCGAACCGCGGCGCGTTTCTTTGCCGACCGTAACCAGCAGGTAGCGGGCGACCTCAGCATTGTCTTTGAAATCCAAGAGCGTGTCGTAGGCGGCGCTGCGCACCTCGGGCGCATCGTCCTTCAATCCTACGCTGACGATCAGCTTGGCAGCGTCGGGCGTGGGATACTTTCCGGCATCGCGCAAGGCCGTGATGCGCTCGAAGACTTGCTTGTTGCGCAGTCGGGTTTGAATGTCCTTCTTGGCGGCGCGGAATTCCTCTTTGGCATCGTTGTCGGCGGCGGCCTCTTTTTTTGCCGCCGTTTTCGCGGCGCTCTTCGGGGCCTTGTCTACGGCGAGCGCCGCAGGCGCCCAGAGGGTTGCGCAAACGAGACAAACAGAGCAACCGGCCAGTGCGATCGCCGCGGCGCGGCGATATTGCTCGAAAGGCAACGGCGGCGCCTGCTTTCTCGACATCAAGATATGCTGTCCCACTAGTGCCGGCACGTTTGTCTCCGGCCGCGTCTGACGCGGCGCATCCGCCACGCTGGCCAAGGGCGGGCATTGCCTCCGGATCCATTGTCCGAGGCGGTGCGAGCCGCGTCAACGATTCGTAGGTCCGGCTCACGAGAAACGCAAATCGGAAATCTGCGACGTGCCTTCTGTAGCCGCCGTCGTCGAGGCGGGGATTCGTTAGCGCATTTCCGTGGTCGTGGAGCACCGGCTACGGAAAACCAATCCTGGGCACATTCCTGTCCAAACCGTCATTTATTCGCCGCGTGCTCATACGGCTTAAGAATCTCGCCCGGCGGGATGCCGGCCATCGGCTCGAAGCCTCCGTCGGCGATTTTGGCGCCCAGCTTCGTCACGGTGCGGAAGTACGCGTCGCTGGGACGCTCGAGCGTGAGCTTCTGGCGCAAGTCCTGGCAGGCCACGTCGCCGGCGGCTTGCAGCAGTGGGTCCTGTTGACGGCCCGCGTAAATTGCCGTGACAAGCATGGTCACAAAGTTCTGCACGCGCAACGAAAGCTGCGACATGCGGCACTGTCGATCGGCCAGTTGCAGCTGATGTTTGCGCATCGCCGCGCTGATCTCGCGCGCCATGTGCTGTAATCCATCGATGGCAAATCGTGCATGCGCGGCCAGCACCTCGGGCATTGTCGGCAAGGGCGCCACCTTCCGGCTGCCAAAGCGCTCGCCAGCCATCCACTTGGCGTAGGGGACCAAGACCGGCGCCAGCTTCTTCAAATGCGCCAGGCTGGCCAGGTTCGGCTCCTTCACCTGCAATTCGGCCAGCACGCGCCCGACCGGTTCGAAGAACGCCTTGCCGTGCTCTTTCACGAGCGACTTGAAGAAGGCCATGGCCAGCATCTCGCCCTCGCCTTCGTAAATGCAAGGGGCGAAATACTCGTGGACTTCATCGCCGAAAAGATGGCCATGCAGAAACGAACGACCGCCGTGTGTTTTCATCAGGAATTCGACGGCCGCTTCCTTTTGCGCCTCGCTGCCGAAGATCTTGGCGATCGTGCATTCCATCTCGCCGCGATAGCCTTCGTCCAAGAGCCACGAGCACCACGCGACCAGGGCGTCGCAAGCGACGATCATGCCCGCCAGTCGCCCGACGCGGCGCTGGACCAGCTCGCGGCGCTCGATCGGCTCGCCATACGTGTACCGATAGCGGGCCCAGGGCAGGATGCTGGCCAGCATCGTCCGCAATCCGCCGGATGCGTTGGCGCACACCGCCACGCGCCCACGATTCAAGCCGTGGTAGGCCACCGTCAGGCCGTTGCCGAATTTCGGCCGCAGCAGGTTCTCCTTGGGAACGCGGAAATCTTTGAACTTCAGCCCGTTGTTGAACGAATGTTTGAGTGCATACAGCCCGTAACGCACCAGTTGAAAGTTCTCGTTCTCCTCGGGCAGGTCGACCAGCAGCACCTCCGGTCGGTTATCGATCAGGCAGACCAGCGCCACGATTCGCCCCGGGAAGGCATTCGTGATGAATAGCTTCTCGCCGTTGACGACATAATCATCGCCGTCGAGGACGGCGCGCGTCTTTAGCGCGGTCATATCCGAGCCGGCGCCCGGTTCGGTCAGGGCAAAGCCGGAGATCCGTTCGCCGCTGGCCAATCGGGTCAGGAAGCGCTGCTTCTGTTCGGGCGTTCCCATTCCATGCAGTGGGTCGACGGCGCCGACGCAGCCGTGCACGCTTCCCAGGCCGGCCAGGGTCGGAAACACCGTCGCCATTTTGGTGAGAAACGGCATGAAGATGGACATTGGTGTCTGATGCCCGCCGTACTCGCGCTCGACGAGCATGCCCCAATAGCCCGCCGCGCCCAGCTCGGCAAAGACGTGCGGCCAAAGCTTGCCGCGCTCGTCCAAGAGCGAGCCGGCCGCGATGTGCCGCCGCACGATCGACAGCGACTCTTCCATCGTCTTCTGGCAGGCCGGCGTTGGCCGCGGCGGCGCCGTTGGCTGGAACAGCTCGAGCGGAAAGTTGTGGTCCCAGACGGCCCGATGAATGGGGCTGGCCGTGGTTTGATAACGCGCCTCGAAGAAGGATTCGACGTGCTCGTCCGCCCGATCGATAGCCCCCGTCGAGCGGGCTTCTTCGGCGCTCTTGCCGCTGAGCTTCAGCGACGCCTCAACGAACGTCTCGGCATCGGACTCGCTCGATCTGGTTTGAGACATGGCGGCCCTCGGCGGAGACGAAGGGCGTAGCGCGCAGCGAACGATCACCGATACAAGCCATGCGGGCGCGCCAGTGCCCAGCGAGCCTCACTTATAACAGAGCCGGCCGAGCCCAGCCAATTTGAATGGCCGGACCCATGCGCCGGGTATGCAGGCTAGCGGCGCGCACATGATGAGTGAAAGAGCGACGTAAGCGGTGCCGCGCAAGCTGCTCCGCCCAACTACTCTGCGCTGTGCGCCACGTTCTCTGGCAGCGCCGGACGCCAGGCGCTCGGCGAGTCGCACGCCACGCAAGGAGCCAGCGTGATCATGCCCGAGCACTTCGGGCAACGGATGTGGCTTTCGAGCGTGAAGTAATGACCGTACGGCACTCCGGCCAGGCAGAGTTGACGGATCGACTTGTCCTCGGCCATGTCGATGCGTTCGACCTCGTCGGGCTTCAGGCCCACCGCAGCGCCGATCCGCTCGTAGTCCGTAATCCCCATTTCCATAAGAGAAATGGCCGCAGCCGCTGCGTAGGGGACCTTGATGCCACGCTGGGTCGGGTGACGCCAGGGACGACGCCGGGGCTTCTTGGCTGCTTCGGGCTGCTTGGTGGCAATGGGCTTTGTCATTTCCGGATCGGCCACAGTCTTCTTAACGGCCTTGGGGCGGGAGGCGGCGGTGGACGCCGCTCGGCCCGCGGGCCTGGTGCGGGTGGGAACTTCCGTGTCCCGGGGTCGCTGGGAACGCCGCGACGGCGCTTTCCGGCGGGTGGGATATTGGTTTCTGCAGTTTGCAGTCATGGGGGGTCTTTTCACAAGGGGGAATCCGTTAAAAACCGCGCAAGACAAGATTTTCTCGATCCGTCGACCGCGCAGATTGAGTTACTTCTTTAGACGTTGCGGGG
This genomic window contains:
- a CDS encoding acyl-CoA dehydrogenase family protein, with the protein product MSQTRSSESDAETFVEASLKLSGKSAEEARSTGAIDRADEHVESFFEARYQTTASPIHRAVWDHNFPLELFQPTAPPRPTPACQKTMEESLSIVRRHIAAGSLLDERGKLWPHVFAELGAAGYWGMLVEREYGGHQTPMSIFMPFLTKMATVFPTLAGLGSVHGCVGAVDPLHGMGTPEQKQRFLTRLASGERISGFALTEPGAGSDMTALKTRAVLDGDDYVVNGEKLFITNAFPGRIVALVCLIDNRPEVLLVDLPEENENFQLVRYGLYALKHSFNNGLKFKDFRVPKENLLRPKFGNGLTVAYHGLNRGRVAVCANASGGLRTMLASILPWARYRYTYGEPIERRELVQRRVGRLAGMIVACDALVAWCSWLLDEGYRGEMECTIAKIFGSEAQKEAAVEFLMKTHGGRSFLHGHLFGDEVHEYFAPCIYEGEGEMLAMAFFKSLVKEHGKAFFEPVGRVLAELQVKEPNLASLAHLKKLAPVLVPYAKWMAGERFGSRKVAPLPTMPEVLAAHARFAIDGLQHMAREISAAMRKHQLQLADRQCRMSQLSLRVQNFVTMLVTAIYAGRQQDPLLQAAGDVACQDLRQKLTLERPSDAYFRTVTKLGAKIADGGFEPMAGIPPGEILKPYEHAANK
- a CDS encoding VWA domain-containing protein; protein product: MSRKQAPPLPFEQYRRAAAIALAGCSVCLVCATLWAPAALAVDKAPKSAAKTAAKKEAAADNDAKEEFRAAKKDIQTRLRNKQVFERITALRDAGKYPTPDAAKLIVSVGLKDDAPEVRSAAYDTLLDFKDNAEVARYLLVTVGKETRRGSIGPNALPMLAVLLASSLPDVEHDVTAYLEKQANGHDGPVVVAALADELGGHGQPDDVTQLAKLAKLSAFDREFGLRRSVVQALIKIGSTPAVGQLIAILEKVKGEIRGDIVQYLAEATGQDLGLDSAAWTQWWKDNEKTFQAPGAPVQRKDVKEFAAGRPGGRGTSMYYGLSIYAQKLVFIIDISSSMLGPRLDAAKRELLQAIDGLTEETEFSIVAFNSDVHPWQRQLVPANSQMKQAASRWVSQLQANSMTASYDALESGLRFDAEALYFLTDGEPHGGKVSAPAEIVELITRVNYSRRLSIYTIGIGVGAPGSVFDEFLSALAKQNWGVYRRVDQ